One region of Mycobacterium riyadhense genomic DNA includes:
- a CDS encoding FAD-binding oxidoreductase: MANRQVTVGYSDGTHKTMPVRPDQTLLDAAEEHGVAIVNECQSGICGTCVATCTAGRYEMGRTEGLSDVERDARKILTCQTFPESDCQIELQYPADDNAALLIAGDGVVTGVDLVSPSTAVLRVDVSAMAQAVKYQAGQFAQLQVPGTTAWRNYSYAHPADNHGELEFIIRLLPDGAMSNYLRDRARPGDRIALRCSKGNFYLRPIVRPVILIAGGTGLSAILAMAQSLHADIAQPVYLLYGVTAAEDLCKLDVLQALRRRIPGLELHVIVGRPDADWDGRTGLVTDLLEERMLAGGDADVYLCGPAAMVEATRSWLENNGFHRVGLYFEKFVPTGATRRRNPARLDHSALDIAELCRRGRGTAVVIGGSIAGIAAAKVCSETFERVIVLEKDDPHRRREGRPGAAQGWHLHHLLTAGQIELERFFPGIVDDMVREGAFKVDMAAQYRIRLGGTWKKPGTSDIEIVCAGRPLLEWCVRRRLDDEPRIDFRYESEVTDLVLDRSANAVIGVAVQGDGAEPEVIPAEFVVDASGKNTRVPEFLERIGIGAPEVEQDIINCFYSTMLHRVPPERQWQDKVMVICYAYRPFEDTYAAQYYTDSSRTLLSTSLVAYNCYSPPRTAREFREFANLMPSPVIGENIDGLEPASPIYNFRYPNMLRLHYEKKRNLPRGLLAVGDAYTSADPVSGLGMSLALKDVREMQVLLAKYGAGHRDLPRRYYRSIAKMADTAWFVIREQNLRFDWMKDVDKKRPFYFRVLTWYMDRLVELVHDDLDAYREFLAVVHLVKPPLALMKPGIASRVLGKWARTRLSGEKTLIERNYENRAVPATPVDQLVGA; the protein is encoded by the coding sequence ATGGCGAATCGTCAGGTCACGGTCGGCTATTCCGACGGAACGCACAAGACGATGCCGGTGCGGCCGGACCAGACGTTGCTCGATGCCGCCGAGGAACACGGTGTCGCCATCGTCAATGAATGCCAGAGCGGAATCTGTGGAACCTGCGTGGCCACCTGCACCGCCGGCCGCTATGAGATGGGACGCACCGAGGGGCTGTCCGATGTCGAGCGCGACGCACGAAAGATCCTCACCTGCCAGACATTCCCGGAATCTGATTGTCAAATCGAACTGCAGTATCCCGCCGACGACAATGCGGCGCTGCTGATCGCCGGCGACGGCGTGGTGACCGGGGTCGACTTGGTATCACCCAGCACCGCCGTGCTGCGTGTCGACGTCTCAGCCATGGCGCAAGCCGTGAAATACCAGGCCGGTCAGTTCGCTCAGTTGCAGGTGCCCGGCACCACCGCGTGGCGTAACTATTCCTATGCGCATCCGGCTGACAACCACGGTGAGCTGGAGTTCATCATCCGGCTGCTGCCGGACGGCGCGATGTCGAACTATCTTCGGGACCGCGCCAGACCAGGCGACCGTATTGCTTTGCGCTGCAGCAAAGGCAACTTCTACCTACGTCCCATCGTGCGGCCGGTGATCCTGATAGCAGGCGGTACCGGTCTGTCGGCAATCTTGGCGATGGCCCAGAGTCTGCACGCTGACATCGCGCAACCGGTGTACCTGCTCTACGGGGTGACCGCTGCCGAAGACCTGTGCAAACTCGACGTTCTCCAAGCGCTGCGGCGCCGCATTCCCGGCTTGGAGTTGCATGTCATCGTCGGGCGTCCGGACGCCGACTGGGACGGACGGACCGGGCTGGTCACCGATCTACTGGAGGAGCGGATGTTGGCCGGCGGCGACGCCGACGTCTATCTCTGCGGCCCGGCGGCAATGGTCGAGGCCACCCGAAGCTGGCTGGAAAACAACGGTTTCCATCGGGTGGGACTGTATTTCGAGAAATTCGTTCCCACCGGGGCGACGCGCCGCCGTAACCCGGCACGCCTCGACCACTCAGCGCTGGACATCGCCGAGCTATGCCGCCGCGGCCGTGGCACCGCGGTGGTCATCGGCGGCAGCATCGCGGGCATCGCCGCGGCCAAGGTGTGCAGCGAGACCTTCGAACGCGTCATCGTGCTCGAGAAGGACGATCCGCACCGGCGCCGCGAAGGTAGGCCGGGCGCGGCGCAGGGTTGGCACCTGCACCATCTGCTCACCGCCGGACAGATCGAACTGGAGCGATTCTTCCCCGGCATCGTCGACGACATGGTGCGCGAGGGCGCGTTCAAGGTCGATATGGCCGCCCAGTACCGGATTCGGCTCGGCGGCACCTGGAAGAAGCCCGGGACAAGCGACATCGAAATCGTCTGCGCCGGGCGTCCGCTGTTGGAATGGTGCGTGCGGCGCCGGCTGGACGACGAACCGCGGATCGACTTCCGCTACGAATCGGAGGTCACCGACCTGGTACTCGATCGCAGTGCCAACGCCGTCATCGGCGTTGCCGTGCAGGGCGATGGCGCTGAACCAGAAGTGATTCCCGCCGAGTTCGTGGTGGACGCCTCGGGCAAGAACACCCGAGTGCCGGAATTCTTGGAGCGCATCGGCATTGGAGCTCCCGAGGTCGAGCAGGACATCATCAACTGCTTCTACTCGACTATGCTGCACCGAGTTCCGCCGGAGCGCCAATGGCAGGACAAGGTGATGGTGATCTGCTATGCGTACCGTCCCTTCGAGGACACCTACGCCGCGCAGTACTACACCGACAGCTCACGCACCCTCCTGTCCACCTCGCTGGTGGCGTACAACTGCTACTCACCGCCACGCACCGCGAGGGAGTTTCGCGAGTTCGCCAATCTCATGCCGTCCCCGGTCATCGGAGAGAACATCGACGGGCTGGAACCGGCCTCACCGATCTACAACTTCCGCTACCCGAACATGCTGCGCCTGCACTACGAAAAGAAACGCAACCTACCCCGCGGGCTGCTGGCCGTTGGCGATGCCTACACCAGCGCCGACCCGGTATCCGGTCTCGGTATGAGCTTGGCGCTCAAGGACGTTCGCGAGATGCAGGTGCTGCTGGCCAAATACGGTGCGGGACACCGGGATCTGCCGCGCCGATACTATCGCTCCATAGCGAAGATGGCCGATACCGCATGGTTCGTGATCCGCGAACAGAACCTGCGCTTCGACTGGATGAAAGATGTGGACAAGAAGCGCCCGTTCTACTTCCGCGTACTCACCTGGTACATGGACCGCCTGGTGGAATTGGTCCACGACGATCTCGACGCCTACCGCGAGTTCCTGGCCGTCGTCCATCTCGTCAAGCCACCCTTAGCGCTGATGAAGCCCGGCATCGCCAGCCGGGTACTCGGCAAGTGGGCGCGGACAAGGTTGTCGGGGGAGAAGACGCTGATCGAGCGTAACTACGAAAATCGTGCGGTACCAGCCACTCCCGTGGATCAACTCGTAGGCGCTTAA
- a CDS encoding alpha/beta fold hydrolase, producing the protein MSQVHKFLNCRGTRIHAVEDGAGPLVVLLHGFPESWYSWRHQIPALAAAGYRVVAIDQRGYGRSSKYRVQTAYRIKELVGDVVGVLDAYGAERAFVVGHDWGAPVAWTFAWLHPERCAGVVGISVPFAGRGVIGLPGSPFGEHRPNDYHVVLAGDGRVWYQDYFSAQDGIIAEIEEDVRGWLLGLTYTVSGEGMIAATKAAVDAGVDLAAMDPIDVIRAGPLCMAEGARLKDAFSYPGTMPAWFTDADLDFYTGEFERSGFGGPLSFYHNIDNDWHDLADQEGRPLTPPAMFIGGQYDVGTAWGAEALDRAPEVMSNYRGTHMVADVGHWIQQEAPEETNRLLLDFLGGPH; encoded by the coding sequence ATGTCGCAGGTCCATAAGTTCCTGAACTGCCGGGGTACCCGCATCCATGCCGTCGAGGACGGCGCGGGCCCGTTAGTGGTGCTGCTGCACGGGTTTCCGGAGTCGTGGTACTCGTGGCGTCACCAGATTCCCGCGCTCGCCGCGGCCGGCTACCGGGTGGTAGCTATCGATCAGCGCGGCTACGGGCGCTCGTCGAAGTACCGCGTCCAAACCGCATACCGCATCAAGGAATTGGTCGGCGACGTCGTCGGCGTTCTCGACGCCTACGGTGCGGAACGGGCGTTCGTGGTCGGCCATGACTGGGGGGCGCCGGTCGCCTGGACCTTTGCCTGGCTGCATCCGGAACGGTGCGCCGGGGTGGTCGGGATCAGCGTTCCGTTCGCCGGTCGCGGTGTAATCGGCTTGCCGGGCAGTCCGTTTGGCGAACATCGCCCCAACGACTATCACGTGGTACTCGCGGGCGACGGCCGAGTCTGGTACCAGGACTACTTCTCCGCGCAAGACGGCATCATCGCCGAGATCGAAGAGGACGTGCGCGGCTGGCTGCTCGGGCTGACGTACACGGTTTCCGGTGAGGGGATGATCGCGGCCACTAAAGCCGCCGTCGACGCGGGCGTTGACCTGGCAGCGATGGACCCGATCGACGTGATCCGCGCCGGCCCGCTGTGCATGGCCGAAGGTGCACGGCTCAAGGATGCGTTCAGCTATCCCGGGACGATGCCGGCTTGGTTCACCGACGCCGACTTGGATTTCTACACTGGCGAATTCGAACGTTCCGGTTTTGGCGGACCGCTCAGCTTCTACCACAACATTGACAACGACTGGCACGACCTGGCCGATCAGGAAGGCCGGCCGCTCACGCCGCCCGCGATGTTCATCGGTGGCCAGTACGACGTCGGAACGGCTTGGGGCGCCGAGGCACTCGACCGCGCACCCGAGGTGATGTCGAACTACCGGGGCACCCACATGGTCGCGGACGTCGGGCACTGGATTCAGCAGGAAGCGCCCGAGGAGACTAACCGGCTGTTGCTCGATTTCCTTGGCGGGCCGCACTGA
- a CDS encoding flavin reductase family protein encodes MDLRRAFGCFPSGVVAVCAIADDAPLGMAASSFTSVSVAPPLVSICVQNCSTTWPRLRDRPRLGVSVLAEGHDDACISLSRKVGDRFAGVAWRSLPGGGVVVHGASAWLDCRLHAEIPAGDHLIALLEICGLEADPDIPPLVLHGSRFRRLEMIA; translated from the coding sequence GTGGATTTGCGGCGGGCCTTTGGTTGCTTCCCGTCCGGCGTGGTTGCCGTTTGCGCGATTGCTGACGATGCGCCGCTGGGCATGGCGGCCAGTTCGTTCACGTCGGTATCGGTTGCGCCGCCGCTGGTGTCGATCTGTGTCCAGAACTGCTCGACGACGTGGCCGCGGTTGCGCGATCGTCCGCGCCTGGGCGTGAGTGTGCTCGCCGAAGGACATGACGACGCCTGTATCAGCCTGTCGCGCAAGGTAGGTGACCGGTTCGCCGGGGTGGCTTGGCGCTCGCTGCCGGGCGGCGGCGTGGTGGTTCACGGAGCCAGCGCGTGGTTGGATTGCCGCCTGCACGCCGAGATTCCGGCCGGCGATCACCTCATCGCGCTGCTCGAGATCTGTGGACTGGAAGCCGATCCGGACATCCCGCCGCTGGTGCTCCACGGGAGTCGATTTCGCCGGCTGGAGATGATCGCATGA
- a CDS encoding 3,4-dihydroxy-2-butanone-4-phosphate synthase — protein MKTTDVRVCRAITAVAAGHPVVLTNGADGDGHLVFAADAATPRLLAFTIRHTAGYVRIALPGTECERLNLPPMCHRDTGPRVSVDVRGTGTGISASDRARTIAALASAESEPSDFRRPGHVVPLQANAAGVLVRPGAAEAAVDLACLAGRRRAGALCEIVSRRNPALIARGAELLEFAVEHALAVVSINELVAYRRRTEPQVVRLAETLVPTWAGRSRVIGFRDTHDGGEHLVVIMGNPDAGVPVPLHLHVECLTGDVFGSTACRCGGELNGALARMSAHGCGVVVYLRPPGSPRACGLLGHGGGDAMPETVAWILRDLGVFALKLSDDMPGFGLVMFGTIREHGIGAEALAAAG, from the coding sequence ATGAAAACCACCGACGTGCGGGTGTGCCGAGCGATCACCGCGGTTGCGGCGGGGCATCCGGTCGTCTTGACCAACGGCGCCGACGGCGATGGTCACCTCGTCTTCGCGGCCGATGCCGCGACCCCACGGCTGCTGGCGTTTACGATTCGCCATACCGCGGGCTACGTCCGAATCGCGTTGCCGGGCACCGAGTGCGAACGGCTGAACCTCCCGCCCATGTGCCACCGCGACACCGGCCCTCGGGTGTCGGTCGACGTTCGCGGAACGGGCACCGGAATCTCGGCGAGCGATCGCGCCCGGACCATTGCGGCCCTGGCGTCGGCCGAATCTGAGCCGTCTGATTTCCGTCGCCCCGGTCACGTGGTCCCGCTGCAGGCGAACGCGGCCGGCGTGCTGGTACGGCCGGGAGCCGCCGAGGCAGCGGTCGACCTGGCCTGCCTCGCCGGGCGTCGGCGCGCCGGGGCGCTCTGCGAAATCGTGTCGCGCCGCAATCCTGCGCTAATCGCCCGCGGCGCCGAGTTGCTCGAATTCGCGGTGGAACACGCACTGGCCGTGGTCTCGATCAACGAACTCGTGGCCTATCGGCGCCGCACCGAGCCCCAAGTGGTCCGGTTGGCGGAGACGCTGGTGCCGACGTGGGCCGGCAGGTCCCGGGTCATCGGCTTTCGTGACACACATGACGGCGGCGAGCATTTGGTCGTCATCATGGGCAACCCGGACGCCGGCGTACCCGTACCGCTCCATCTCCACGTCGAATGCCTGACCGGCGACGTGTTCGGCTCCACGGCGTGCCGGTGCGGCGGGGAACTCAACGGCGCCTTGGCCCGAATGTCGGCGCACGGCTGCGGGGTTGTCGTGTACCTGCGTCCGCCCGGATCGCCGCGTGCGTGTGGTCTCCTTGGCCACGGCGGGGGAGATGCCATGCCGGAGACCGTGGCCTGGATCCTGCGCGATCTCGGGGTGTTTGCGCTCAAGCTTTCCGACGACATGCCAGGATTTGGTCTAGTTATGTTCGGGACCATCCGCGAGCACGGGATAGGGGCTGAAGCGTTGGCGGCTGCGGGTTGA
- a CDS encoding SDR family oxidoreductase, protein MSHPDLAGKAAIVTGAGAGIGLAVAERLGAEGCNVLCADIDGAAADATALKVGSGAIGHRVDVSDEEQVIGMVEACVSAFGGVDKLVANAGVVHMASLLETTVEDFDRVIAVNLRGAWLCTKHAAPRMIERGGGAIVNMSSLAGHIGVGGTAAYGMSKAGISHLSRVTAAELRSSNIRANALLPAFVDTPMQQTAIAMFDEASGQGGAHAMIDRLQGRMATPEEMASIVAFLLSDDASMITGTTQIADGGTIAALW, encoded by the coding sequence TTGAGCCATCCAGACCTGGCCGGTAAGGCCGCGATCGTGACCGGGGCCGGAGCCGGAATCGGGCTCGCGGTCGCGGAGCGACTCGGCGCCGAAGGCTGCAATGTGTTGTGTGCGGACATCGACGGTGCCGCGGCGGACGCCACCGCACTGAAAGTCGGCTCCGGCGCAATCGGTCATCGGGTTGATGTCAGCGACGAGGAACAGGTCATCGGCATGGTCGAGGCCTGCGTCAGCGCATTCGGCGGGGTGGACAAGCTCGTCGCCAATGCCGGTGTGGTTCATATGGCTTCGCTCCTCGAGACCACTGTCGAGGACTTCGATCGGGTCATCGCGGTCAACCTGCGCGGCGCCTGGCTGTGTACCAAGCATGCGGCCCCGAGGATGATCGAGCGGGGCGGGGGAGCCATCGTCAACATGTCTTCGCTGGCGGGCCATATCGGGGTGGGCGGCACTGCGGCATACGGCATGTCGAAGGCCGGGATCAGTCACCTCAGCCGCGTCACCGCAGCAGAGCTGCGCTCCTCCAATATTCGCGCCAACGCTTTGCTGCCCGCGTTCGTCGACACCCCGATGCAACAGACCGCCATCGCGATGTTCGACGAGGCATCGGGCCAGGGCGGGGCGCACGCGATGATCGACCGCCTGCAGGGCCGCATGGCCACACCGGAGGAGATGGCCAGCATCGTGGCATTCCTGCTGTCTGACGACGCGTCGATGATCACCGGAACCACTCAGATTGCCGACGGCGGAACCATCGCCGCGCTGTGGTGA
- a CDS encoding plasmid pRiA4b ORF-3 family protein — protein sequence MKTTRLQVTLRYVKPALARVIDVPASATLPELHDLLQAAIGWTNSHLHQFVTPEATYGIELPGEEVWPQDQRDETGARLADLGARFEYLYDFGDGWTHDVEVLGPGVSVPGCVDGYGACPPEDCGGPGGYAELLDTLADPTHPDHDQMRGWTGNRLRPFDRAATDQRLRWVVGEVPESVRLLFDLVADGIKLTPGGRLPRTAVRSMQQHRPHWHPLGRPAATEDDLWPLVMLHDLLRRVGLLRLRHGVLSPTRAASDDLAVVRRLRTAFEPNAFTTEITELTTAVLVAYGPLPLAHLATRVHLLLGRGWQRDGQPVTQDDVRTAAGQCAAVMKGLDLIDNSEWRMWSAGPSARSLLPRASGLADYLATN from the coding sequence GTGAAGACGACCCGGTTGCAGGTGACGTTGCGCTACGTCAAGCCCGCGCTTGCCCGGGTGATCGATGTGCCCGCGTCGGCAACGCTGCCCGAGCTGCACGATCTACTGCAGGCCGCGATCGGGTGGACCAACTCCCATCTGCACCAATTCGTCACGCCGGAAGCGACCTACGGCATCGAGCTCCCTGGGGAGGAGGTCTGGCCGCAAGACCAGCGCGATGAGACCGGTGCGCGGCTGGCCGACCTCGGCGCCAGGTTCGAGTATCTCTACGACTTCGGCGACGGCTGGACCCACGACGTCGAAGTGCTCGGGCCGGGCGTTTCGGTGCCGGGCTGCGTGGACGGCTACGGTGCTTGCCCACCCGAGGACTGCGGGGGGCCTGGCGGGTACGCCGAGCTGCTCGACACGCTCGCCGACCCAACTCACCCCGACCACGACCAGATGCGTGGCTGGACCGGCAACCGATTGCGGCCGTTTGACCGCGCCGCGACCGACCAACGTCTGCGTTGGGTAGTCGGTGAGGTGCCCGAGAGCGTGCGGTTGCTATTCGACCTCGTCGCCGACGGGATCAAACTCACTCCGGGCGGGCGGTTGCCACGGACGGCGGTGCGCAGCATGCAACAACACCGCCCACACTGGCATCCGCTCGGTCGTCCCGCCGCCACCGAAGATGACCTGTGGCCCCTGGTGATGCTGCACGACTTGCTGCGCCGCGTCGGGTTGTTGCGGCTGCGCCACGGCGTGCTCTCCCCTACCCGCGCCGCCAGCGATGACCTTGCGGTGGTGCGCCGGCTCCGTACGGCCTTCGAGCCCAACGCCTTTACCACCGAAATCACGGAACTGACAACCGCGGTGCTGGTCGCGTATGGTCCCCTTCCCCTTGCGCATCTCGCTACGCGAGTGCACCTGCTGCTGGGGCGCGGCTGGCAGCGTGACGGGCAGCCGGTAACCCAGGATGACGTGCGGACCGCGGCCGGCCAGTGCGCCGCGGTCATGAAGGGACTCGACCTGATCGACAACAGCGAGTGGCGCATGTGGTCCGCCGGCCCTTCGGCGCGGTCGCTGCTTCCCCGCGCCAGCGGGCTCGCCGATTACTTGGCCACCAACTAA
- a CDS encoding HNH endonuclease signature motif containing protein — MTSDTREEISAAFDAYHASLSRVLDLQCDALTTPELLGCLERLEVERRRQCAAEHALINQLGAQACAEELGGTLRTALADRLHITPTEASRRIAEAEDLGERRALTGEPLPPQLTATAAAQREGKIGREHIREIRAFFKELPAAVDLGIREAAEAQLAKLATSRRPDDLRGLATQLMDWLNPDGNFSDEERARKRGITVGKQEFDGMSRISGLVTPELRATIEAVLAKLAAPGACNPDDETPVVDDTPDADAVSRDTRSQAQRNHDAFLAGLRGLLASGELGQHKGLPVSIVATTTLKELEAAAGTAVTGGGSRVPMSDLIRMASNAHHYLALFDGGKPLALYHNKRLASPAQRIMLYAKDRGCSKPDCDAPAYHSEVHHVTPWTTTHRTDINDLTLACGPDNRLVENGWKTRTNSHGEVEWLPPAHLDHGQPRINRYHHPEKILCERDDDEPH; from the coding sequence ATGACTTCGGACACGCGCGAGGAGATCTCCGCGGCGTTTGATGCCTACCACGCCTCATTGTCCAGGGTGCTGGATCTGCAATGCGATGCGTTAACCACCCCGGAATTGCTGGGCTGTTTGGAGCGACTCGAGGTCGAGCGGCGCCGGCAGTGCGCCGCCGAGCACGCCTTGATCAATCAACTCGGTGCGCAAGCCTGCGCGGAAGAGCTCGGCGGGACACTGCGCACGGCGTTGGCCGACCGGCTACACATCACTCCCACCGAGGCCAGCCGCCGCATCGCCGAAGCTGAAGACCTCGGTGAGCGCCGCGCCCTGACCGGTGAACCGCTGCCACCGCAGTTGACAGCGACCGCGGCCGCTCAACGTGAGGGCAAGATCGGCAGAGAACACATCAGGGAGATCCGCGCCTTCTTCAAGGAGTTGCCCGCCGCGGTGGATCTGGGTATCCGCGAGGCCGCCGAAGCCCAGCTGGCTAAGCTGGCCACCAGTCGTCGTCCCGATGACCTGCGGGGACTGGCCACGCAGCTGATGGATTGGCTCAACCCCGACGGCAACTTTTCCGACGAGGAGCGTGCCCGCAAGCGCGGCATCACGGTGGGTAAGCAGGAATTTGACGGGATGTCGCGCATCAGCGGTCTGGTAACCCCGGAGTTGCGGGCCACCATCGAGGCGGTGTTGGCCAAACTGGCGGCGCCGGGGGCATGCAACCCCGATGACGAGACCCCGGTCGTGGATGACACACCGGACGCGGACGCGGTCAGCCGCGACACCCGCAGCCAGGCGCAACGAAATCATGATGCTTTCTTGGCCGGGCTGCGGGGGCTGTTGGCCTCCGGTGAGCTGGGGCAGCACAAGGGGTTGCCGGTGTCGATCGTGGCGACCACCACGCTTAAGGAGCTGGAAGCCGCCGCCGGCACGGCGGTGACCGGGGGTGGTTCGCGGGTTCCGATGTCGGACCTTATCCGGATGGCAAGCAACGCGCACCACTACCTCGCATTGTTTGACGGCGGCAAGCCGTTGGCGTTGTACCACAACAAGCGGTTAGCTTCTCCTGCGCAGCGAATCATGTTGTACGCGAAGGACCGTGGCTGCTCGAAGCCGGATTGCGACGCCCCAGCCTACCACAGTGAGGTCCACCATGTAACGCCGTGGACGACCACCCACCGTACCGACATCAACGACCTCACGCTGGCCTGCGGCCCCGACAATCGCCTTGTCGAAAACGGTTGGAAAACCCGCACTAACAGCCACGGCGAGGTCGAGTGGCTACCGCCCGCCCATCTAGACCACGGTCAACCGCGAATAAATCGATACCACCACCCCGAGAAAATTCTGTGCGAACGGGACGACGACGAACCGCATTGA
- a CDS encoding FitA-like ribbon-helix-helix domain-containing protein: MIRNLPEGTKAALRVRAARHHHSVEAEARAILTAGLLGEDVPMSVLLAADSGHDIDFEPERLGLSARTPQL; the protein is encoded by the coding sequence GTGATCCGCAATCTTCCCGAGGGGACCAAGGCGGCGCTGCGGGTCCGTGCTGCACGTCATCATCACTCCGTCGAAGCGGAAGCCCGCGCGATCCTCACCGCGGGATTGTTGGGTGAAGATGTCCCCATGTCGGTACTGCTGGCCGCCGACAGTGGCCATGACATCGACTTCGAGCCCGAACGTCTCGGCCTGAGCGCCCGCACCCCGCAACTGTGA
- a CDS encoding TetR/AcrR family transcriptional regulator, with amino-acid sequence METLAQPVRRRPKDRKQQILEQAVRLFIERGFHSVKLEDIAEAAGVTARALYRHYDNKQALLAEAIRNGQEQYQSARRLIDGQAEPTPRPLSVDLPDHIAAAIASRSLTVLWQREARYLNEADRAEVRRRINVIVAGMRANVLLEVPGLSPQHSELRAWAVSSTLTSLGRHNLTLPAEELKERLYQACMAAAKTPPVAKLKPLDAPRDDDGVLFSRYETLLATGARLFRAQGYPAVSTSEIGKGAGIAGPGLYRSFPSKQAILDALIRRLDEWRSLECIRAVRTNSEAAQRLESLVQGHVRLSLDAPDLVAVSITELPHASSEVRDGYLRNQADREAVWIELIAKLVPETSVAEGRLLVAAAISFIEDVARTWHLTRYVGVAEELTAIALSILTSRSSSA; translated from the coding sequence ATGGAGACTCTGGCCCAGCCCGTTAGGCGCCGGCCTAAAGACCGAAAGCAGCAGATTCTGGAGCAGGCCGTTCGGCTCTTCATCGAACGTGGCTTCCATTCGGTCAAATTGGAGGACATCGCCGAGGCAGCAGGAGTCACCGCGCGTGCGTTGTATCGGCACTATGACAACAAGCAGGCGTTGCTCGCCGAAGCTATTCGGAACGGCCAGGAGCAGTACCAGAGCGCGCGTCGTCTCATCGACGGCCAGGCGGAGCCCACACCTCGGCCGTTGAGCGTCGATCTACCGGACCACATCGCAGCGGCCATCGCATCTCGGTCCTTGACAGTGTTGTGGCAACGCGAGGCCCGCTACCTCAACGAGGCCGACCGGGCGGAGGTCCGGCGGCGCATCAACGTGATCGTCGCCGGCATGCGCGCCAACGTCCTCCTCGAGGTGCCTGGCCTGAGTCCACAACACTCCGAGCTGCGGGCGTGGGCGGTGTCCAGCACGCTTACCAGCCTGGGCAGGCACAACCTGACCCTTCCCGCGGAGGAACTCAAAGAGCGCCTGTACCAAGCATGTATGGCCGCGGCGAAGACGCCTCCGGTGGCCAAGTTGAAGCCCCTCGATGCCCCGCGGGACGACGACGGCGTGCTCTTCTCGCGTTATGAAACGCTGCTTGCGACGGGAGCCCGGCTGTTCCGTGCACAGGGTTATCCTGCCGTCAGTACCAGTGAGATCGGCAAGGGTGCCGGGATCGCGGGTCCGGGTCTATACCGGTCCTTTCCGTCCAAACAGGCCATCCTGGATGCGCTCATCCGCCGCCTCGATGAGTGGCGGAGCCTTGAGTGCATCCGTGCCGTGCGAACGAATTCCGAAGCCGCGCAACGACTTGAGAGCCTTGTGCAGGGTCACGTCCGGCTCAGCCTGGACGCCCCGGATCTGGTTGCCGTTTCCATCACCGAACTCCCACACGCCTCCAGCGAGGTGCGCGACGGGTATCTGAGAAATCAAGCCGACCGCGAGGCCGTGTGGATCGAGCTCATCGCCAAGCTGGTCCCCGAGACCAGCGTCGCCGAGGGGCGACTACTGGTCGCGGCGGCGATCAGCTTTATCGAAGATGTCGCTCGCACATGGCATCTCACGCGGTACGTCGGAGTTGCCGAAGAACTCACCGCAATTGCGCTGTCGATCCTGACCAGCCGATCGTCATCGGCTTGA
- a CDS encoding limonene-1,2-epoxide hydrolase family protein: MTDTKEASEQLVRDFLGSWEARSLETIGSGFANDAVYHNVPVEPIEGIVGIRGIFQAFLDAFADAKLDIVTLAAEPGRVLVERVDYFTMNDGRKVVLPVTGVFGVKNGKITRFSDYFDLADFERQSGMKL; the protein is encoded by the coding sequence ATGACCGACACCAAGGAAGCCAGCGAGCAGCTCGTCCGCGACTTTCTCGGGTCCTGGGAAGCGCGCAGCCTCGAAACCATCGGCAGCGGCTTCGCCAATGACGCGGTCTACCACAATGTGCCGGTCGAGCCGATCGAAGGAATCGTGGGCATTCGCGGCATATTCCAAGCGTTTCTGGACGCGTTCGCCGACGCCAAGCTCGATATCGTCACCCTGGCCGCTGAACCCGGCCGGGTACTCGTCGAACGCGTCGACTACTTCACCATGAACGATGGCCGGAAAGTCGTGTTGCCGGTGACCGGCGTGTTCGGGGTCAAGAATGGCAAGATCACCCGCTTCAGCGACTATTTTGACCTTGCCGACTTCGAGCGGCAGAGCGGGATGAAGCTATAG